A part of Leishmania panamensis strain MHOM/PA/94/PSC-1 chromosome 34 sequence genomic DNA contains:
- a CDS encoding calmodulin-like protein (TriTrypDB/GeneDB-style sysID: LpmP.34.3760), with the protein MKEAFELLQRDGKIPKASVPTALRAAGLNPSEEKIKEIMVTATDVDMTGYEALVEKNDDKTDTSEAVKEAFRVFDKDLDGTVSVAEFRHIMTTMGEKYNDEEFRDLVQGFENNGVIHYEQFVDKMLAPFTEHGSADDTH; encoded by the coding sequence ATGAAAGAGGCATTtgagctcctgcagcgcgatGGCAAAATTCCAAAGGCTTCTGTTCCAACAGCACTGAGGGCTGCAGGACTCAATCCAAGTGAGGAAAAGATCAAAGAAATCATGGTGACAGCAACAGATGTGGATATGACTGGATACGAGGCTCTTGTGGAAAAAAATGATGACAAGACGGATACGTCAGAGGCAGTGAAGGAGGCTTTTCGTGTCTTTGACAAAGACTTGGACGGTACTGTCTCGGTGGCCGAGTTCCGGCATATCATGACCACTATGGGAGAGAAGTACAACGATGAGGAGTTTCGTGATTTAGTTCAGGGGTTTGAGAATAACGGTGTTATCCACTACGAACAGTTTGTAGACAAGATGCTTGCGCCGTTCACAGAACATGGGAGTGCAGATGATACTCACTAA
- a CDS encoding hypothetical protein (TriTrypDB/GeneDB-style sysID: LpmP.34.3800) has protein sequence MEELPLLRAKGNNVRETTGPSVGPGAYDLDKRATINSSCAPFNSTSVRQPLLSADRELPGPGAYNVPAAQSGQAFGVGSQPFVSESARFVAAACSDIPGPGSYDVASYRSTRKNPRSHMFSGPHGNALDSQYTESVGPGSYNPNYVAADRRLPKAAGFAKYSSREPLRPPTGPGPGSYNPSLVLRSLGAAKPSSMFVTKTKRSLCGGNGFSDSPGPGTYQPWMASERGATIPREQFSAFGSSSSRFAHGKEGDLPGPGAYTGEIAPRRFHPSTKGNSAAFVSGYDRFPASMVAQSPGPGTYDPRRSRRHHDFGEPMPFGSTVPRFDPVWSQHPRSEPLIFSGDPDNGRAPSQRRMRPFIYGKIQPSSAPPPLPHRAYDVRYDWPKPTSMANTTFGTSSRLPLHQTSAVPGPGSYCELGDAAPAGRRYGNSNWGRYVRFSEVALSSGTPEAGKYYHASTFLKKTFNSTIGSDTAWIE, from the coding sequence ATGGAGGAACTTCCCCTGCTGCGCGCCAAGGGGAATAACGTGAGGGAGACAACAGGTCCGTCTGTCGGACCGGGAGCTTATGATCTAGATAAGCGGGCCACTATCAACTCTAGTTGTGCACCTTTCAACAGCACCAGTGTTCGGCAGCCTCTCCTGTCTGCCGACCGCGAGCTTCCTGGGCCTGGTGCATATAACGTACCTGCGGCACAGAGTGGCCAGGCTTTCGGGGTGGGGTCACAGCCCTTTGTGTCGGAATCCGCTCGCTTTGTTGCAGCAGCCTGCAGCGATATCCCTGGGCCTGGCTCCTACGATGTCGCGAGTTATCGGAGCACGCGCAAAAATCCACGATCACACATGTTTTCTGGACCACACGGGAATGCACTCGATAGCCAGTACACCGAGAGCGTCGGCCCTGGGAGCTACAACCCCAACTACGTTGCTGCAGACCGCAGGCTTCCCAAAGCGGCCGGGTTTGCTAAATACAGTAGTCGGGAACCGCTGAGGCCGCCAACGGGCCCGGGCCCAGGAAGCTACAATCCATCATTAGTGCTGCGATCGCTTGGCGCGGCGAAGCCGTCCTCAATGTTTGTAACGAAAACCAAGCGATCTCTGTGTGGCGGCAACGGATTTAGCGATTCTCCTGGGCCCGGCACTTACCAGCCATGGATGGCGTCAGAGCGAGGCGCAACAATTCCGCGCGAGCAGTTCTCCGCCTttggctcctcctcctctcggtTTGCCCACGGGAAGGAGGGCGATCTGCCGGGACCTGGTGCGTATACCGGTGAGATTGCGCCGCGCCGTTTCCACCCGAGCACCAAAGGCAACTCTGCCGCTTTTGTCTCAGGGTACGACCGTTTTCCAGCATCGATGGTGGCGCAGTCGCCAGGTCCGGGAACGTACGACCCACGGCGCTCACGCCGGCATCACGATTTTGGCGAGCCCATGCCATTTGGATCAACAGTACCCCGATTCGATCCGGTGTGGTCGCAGCATCCGCGATCAGAGCCGCTCATCTTTTCTGGAGACCCCGACAATGGCAGGGCCCCGAGTCAGCGACGGATGCGCCCATTTATATATGGAAAGATCCAACCTTCGagcgctccgcctccgctgccgcaccgggCGTACGATGTGCGGTACGACTGGCCAAAGCCAACGTCTATGGCAAATACCACGTTTGGCACATCTTCACGTTTGCCGCTTCATCAAACCAGTGCAGTGCCAGGCCCAGGCAGCTACTGTGAGCTGGGGgacgctgctcctgctggcCGCCGCTACGGTAACTCCAATTGGGGCCGCTATGTGCGATTTTCcgaggtggcgctgtcgTCAGGCACGCCGGAAGCAGGTAAGTACTATCACGCCAGCACCTTCCTAAAAAAGACCTTCAATTCCACGATCGGCTCTGACACTGCGTGGATTGAGTAG
- a CDS encoding hypothetical protein (TriTrypDB/GeneDB-style sysID: LpmP.34.3770) codes for MSVRRSLAFQPDILEWLTQQKHLVRALQKERYKMEKGFVAYTKDFIELVRSTRASKKTNGAQTPEQAKSDSTSRALDQFYESEELIKRMKWKRVTWDDDADYTSFSKRILDNDSMFKRTAAFSFLSIHVVKDSCSTDLVNIPLAEKIITAGTLTNWLLHEREPKVVDVYPVREASERRSAFHVDWTSGAVKILDTASAQEILTFLSTVAPRLQAVQLIMEDQQTRQTASIENMRVRVGATLKFNSFETSFWDDPKRKTSPEFVNPDDLEQFLSGMLKSALLYRWFLKGQEIRVIPPGRPYYIDMEKKEIQIPANFAEYNWLKAHTHFEAVERVVDSFRRFWWFWFCFGMILVGDVELV; via the coding sequence ATGTCCGTTAGAAGGAGCTTGGCGTTTCAGCCCGATATCTTAGAATGGCTGACCCAGCAGAAGCACCTTGTGCGCGCTCTTCAAAAGGAGCGCTATAAGATGGAAAAGGGCTTTGTTGCATACACAAAAGATTTTATCGAACTTGTTCGCTCAACAAGAGCCTCGAAAAAGACGAATGGGGCGCAGACCCCAGAGCAGGCAAAGTCAGACAGCACATCCCGCGCATTAGATCAGTTTTACGAATCAGAGGAGCTCATAAAGCGGATGAAATGGAAGCGCGTCACCTGGGATGACGATGCGGATTATACTAGCTTTTCAAAGCGAATCCTGGACAACGACTCCATGTTCaagcgcacagcagcgttTTCTTTCCTGTCTATTCATGTCGTGAAGGACTCTTGCAGCACCGATCTCGTAAACATCCCGCTTGCGGAGAAAATAATCACGGCTGGTACTCTCACTAACTGGCTACTCCACGAACGCGAGCCAAAAGTTGTGGACGTGTACCCTGTTCGCGAAGCATCggagcgccgcagcgcttTTCACGTGGACTGGACCTCGGGTGCTGTCAAGATTTTAGATACGGCTTCGGCGCAAGAAATTTTGACATTCTTGTCAACCGTTGCGCCTCGTTTGCAAGCCGTACAGCTGATCATGGAAGACCAACAAACTCGGCAGACGGCCAGCATTGAGAACATGCGCGTTCGAGTGGGGGCCACACTGAAATTCAACTCATTCGAGACAAGCTTTTGGGATGACCCAAAACGGAAAACTAGCCCTGAGTTTGTTAACCCTGATGACTTGGAGCAGTTCCTCTCAGGGATGTTAAAATCTGCATTACTGTACCGGTGGTTTTTGAAGGGGCAAGAAATCAGAGTCATACCACCAGGTCGGCCTTACTACATCGACatggagaagaaagaaatTCAGATTCCTGCCAACTTTGCCGAGTACAATTGGCTgaaggcacacacgcatttTGAGGCAGTCGAAAGAGTGGTTGACAGTTTTCGTCGTTTTTGGTGGTTTTGGTTTTGTTTTGGGATGATTCTTGTTGGCGACGTGGAGTTGGTATAG
- a CDS encoding hypothetical protein (TriTrypDB/GeneDB-style sysID: LpmP.34.3790), whose amino-acid sequence MMDFRDVAAEEQIRGFLEYFDRVNYPLQPLTTETKSFFGRFFGGNGFISFCDLLFGPYYEKYPAEDEMCWMDYANIAPTKSLAVTLLGLIHPSSAFISTLEALSIPSTTFGARLKKMWKNSPAARSTAYYLLDLPLLALHPQFLKLMGEPADSNLHTLPRSRCHPILLVPFWDPPIVTRRESSQQQIMTSLPCLPMGYFLFRLLLFGMKRVQRNSTDFLAWRKNANVVTWLWGAKDRLSSAFYKTIPTDMPFYAQLLQSYIQIYVSAALPRHLSSNTNIADISWTTNDATASVLILAPELLAHRELLQPISETDRLSCKNPEALAQILFVVPLYTRMIYAMSEESSSSPFMDCAAITPHDYAVSSSCKAQTDIENIRKTLYRNSLTVLRECFLSLELEPYCKNAHFTYCLELWAVLMNPFEKQQKVTPSQYVAQHFESFGFLMVDVLNMIVKSSFVYSMAESGATVLKKCFLLMSQDPVITLLAEINASPPSSHAVAETLARHFVLNWVGSDGNIQLPNLHGTTTCSLAARAYVSLEKLITDDVTEVMQRDLKETLSLMGCIFPGIVQFLDIWRSSAKATIKNPKYVPTPAMAVVRPLTESEKSRFFRGGKGHQKVFAKGLVLPIRNGHIPGNRDATLQTSLRNEIPALLGLSRLLDAIIARSLEKYYSSTIPQCDRGHNLWLTYSKNYACTHHAREPAIWECAICETLYGSCCRGLPCRANGERLVTCSETGTAVQQCVICGQVVPEDSHIFFIQNGTGSFFCPDCASRPFTPLSMRWIASYRTWAALVGLFLLYILISLLV is encoded by the coding sequence ATGATGGATTTTAGAgatgttgctgctgaggagcAAATCAGAGGGTTTTTGGAGTACTTCGACAGGGTAAATTACCCGTTGCAACCCCTCACTACCGAAACAAAGTCATTCTTTGGAAGATTCTTTGGTGGAAATGGCTTTATCAGTTTCTGCGATTTGCTTTTTGGCCCTTATTACGAAAAGTACCCAGCGGAAGATGAAATGTGCTGGATGGATTATGCAAATATCGCGCCGACCAAGAGCTTAGCAGTGACGCTGCTAGGATTGATTCATCCAAGCTCCGCTTTTATATCCACATTGGAGGCACTTTCGATACCATCGACAACATTTGGCGCTCGTCTAAAGAAGATGTGGAAAAACTCACCTGCAGCACGGTCTACTGCGTACTACTTGCTGGACCTGCCTCTCTTAGCCTTGCACCCACAGTTTTTAAAACTAATGGGCGAGCCCGCTGACTCGAATTTGCACACActgcctcgctctcgctgtcATCCCATCTTGCTTGTACCATTTTGGGACCCGCCGATAGTCACGAGAAGAGAGTCTAGCCAGCAGCAAATAATGACGTCACTGCCATGCTTGCCCATGGGGTACTTTTTGTTCCGTCTTCTGCTGTTCGGAATGAAGAGAGTGCAACGGAACAGCACTGATTTCCTTGCGTGGCGAAAAAATGCGAATGTCGTTACCTGGCTATGGGGAGCAAAAGATCGATTGAGTTCTGCGTTTTACAAGACAATCCCAACTGATATGCCCTTTTACGCGCAGCTATTGCAATCATACATTCAGATATACGTTTCAGCAGCTCTTCCCCGTCATCTTAGTAGCAATACGAACATTGCAGACATTAGTTGGACGACCAACGATGCTACGGCGTCAGTTTTGATTCTGGCGCCGGAGCTACTGGCACATagagagctgctgcaaccCATTAGCGAAACTGACAGACTTTCGTGCAAAAATCCCGAAGCTCTCGCGCAGATTCTTTTTGTGGTGCCACTCTACACTCGCATGATCTACGCAATGTCGGAAGAAAGCAGTAGTTCCCCGTTTATGGACTGCGCAGCAATCACCCCACATGATTACGCAGTGAGCTCTTCATGCAAAGCACAGACTGATATCGAGAACATTCGTAAAACGCTTTACAGGAATTCTCTGACAGTGCTACGCGAGTGCTTTTTGTCTTTGGAACTAGAGCCATACTGCAAAAATGCTCACTTTACGTATTGTCTTGAGCTATGGGCGGTGCTCATGAACCCCTTTGAGAAGCAACAGAAGGTGACCCCTTCGCAATACGTCGCACAGCATTTTGAGTCCTTTGGTTTTCTTATGGTGGATGTGTTGAACATGATCGTGAAAAGCTCCTTTGTGTATTCAATGGCGGAGTCTGGTGCAACTGTACTAAAAAAATGTTTTCTATTGATGAGTCAGGACCCTGTGATCACTCTTCTTGCAGAGATCAacgcatcgccgccgtcatcgcATGCAGTTGCGGAGACGCTAGCCCGTCATTTTGTTCTCAATTGGGTAGGCAGTGATGGTAACATACAGCTACCGAATCTACATGGTACCACGACTTGCAGCCTTGCTGCTCGAGCATATGTCTCTCTGGAAAAATTAATCACTGACGACGTGACGGAGGTGATGCAGAGGGATTTGAAAGAGACACTGAGTTTGATGGGGTGCATCTTTCCGGGAATAGTACAGTTTTTGGATATATGGCGCTCCTCTGCGAAGGCCACGATTAAGAACCCAAAGTATGTGCCGACGCCTGCTATGGCAGTTGTTCGTCCGCTCACCGAGAGTGAGAAGTCGCGTTTTTTTAGAGGTGGCAAAGGACATCAGAAAGTATTTGCAAAAGGCCTGGTGCTCCCTATTCGCAACGGACACATACCTGGAAATCGTGACGCAACCTTGCAAACGAGTCTGCGCAACGAAATACCTGCGTTGCTTGGCCTCTCCAGATTATTGGATGCCATCATTGCAAGGAGTTTAGAAAAATACTACTCGAGTACAATTCCTCAGTGCGACCGTGGGCACAACCTATGGCTTACTTACTCGAAGAATTACGCCTGCACGCACCACGCGCGTGAGCCAGCGATATGGGAATGTGCTATTTGTGAAACTCTCTATGGCAGCTGCTGTAGAGGGCTTCCTTGTCGGGCGAATGGCGAGCGGCTAGTCACTTGTAGTGAGACAGGcactgcggtgcagcagtgcgttATCTGTGGTCAAGTTGTTCCGGAAGATAGCCACATATTTTTTATTCAGAACGGAACCGGTTCCTTTTTTTGTCCAGATTGTGCCTCTCGTCCTTTCACCCCTCTGTCGATGCGCTGGATTGCATCCTACCGAACATGGGCTGCGCTGGTTGGCCTTTTTTTACTATACATTCTCATTAGCTTGCTAGTTTGA